The genomic window TGGCAGGGAAGAATGATTCATGGATTAATGGTCTCCTTTTGAAATGAGGGTATGGTGGCTCTGACGTGACAGATATCGTCACGTTAGTGACGTTTGGTGTCCTGAGGAAAGACAGGCACTAATCTGCGATCGCCCCAAGCCGGATCGAGTTGCAGAGAGGTGGTGAGATGTGAAAAACGTTGTACTGGACTGCGGCGATGGACGTGCTAAATTATAAATGAAGCCACGAGCCGCGTAAGCGGGGAACATCTCCTCCTCCTGGGTGGGATGTTGTGGTTTCAGGAGGCCGCGACGGGCGCAATCCGTTGCGGCCTCGTTTTTTGGTTAGTCTGTCTTGAATGTTTCTGCCCCCGCACCCATCCCGAAATCCCCCCTATCCCCCTTTACTAAAGGGGGGGGATGTTGCCGGAGGCCGTATCTTTCATGGCCATGGGCGTGCCACCGGCGCACGGGTATTGCCGCGAATCTCCCTGGCCTCCGCTCTGAAATCCCCCTCGGTCCCCCTTTTTTAAAGGGGGAGGCTACTAGAGGTGTCGTGCGATGTGCGCCGGTAGGATGCTACGCAATTGCTGTACCAGGGATGTTCGAGGGCTGGTCGTCTAACTGGGGATGGCTACAGAGGCTTTCGTGTCAGTGAGTTGCGAGCAGCAGGCTGGACGGAACAGGGATGAGGGAATCGGCGGATGCGCCGGACGGAAGAGAAGGAACTACATCGCTAAAGCGAAGAAATTACTCGTAGAACCTGTCCTGCAAACCCCGTTTACCCTTGTACATGCTCAGGGCGAACGGTAAGGGCATTGAAAAGAGTGACGGCAGTGGGTTCAGTACAGCCAAATCATTCTACAAGTTGAGTGAGTTATTACTCAGAGCATAAAATAGCTTGCTCCCTCCTTTCGCAAAGGGGGGTAAGGGGGGATTTGAACAATCAGGAAATCCCCCTCAATCCCCCTTTTTAAAGGGGGAGGCTGTTTGAGATGTCGTGCAAGAGTGCAATCTAGCTAGCGCTCCCCGTAATAAGACACCACCTATCAGAGATAGCAGGCTCTGCCCGGCATCGTTCGGTCTGTGCCATGCCTGACTCAAGTTGTGCAAATCAGAATTATAACTTGCTTTCTGCACAGACCTGGAGCATTATCGCGCCATGATCACTCGAGACATTTCGGAAGAACTTGTCAGATCCGCCGTGGAGTATCCTGTGGTGACCATCCTGGGTCCCCGCCAATCAGGCAAGACCACGCTGGCCAGGATGACGTTTCCGGATAAACCATACTTTTCTTTGGAAGATCCTGATGTCCGGATCGCAGCTGAGGCCGATCCACGAGGATTCCTCAGTCAGGTGGAAGGCGGCGGCATCCTGGATGAGGTGCAGCGTTTTCCGGCGCTGCTTTCCTACGTCCAAGGGATGGTTGATAAAGCCCCCACGCGCGGTCGGTTTATCCTGACCGGCAGTCATCAACCGCAACTGCACGAGGCAATTAGTCAGTCGCTCGCGGGCCGAACCGCCATACTGACGCTGTGGCCGTTCTCGCTGCACGAGTTGGGCCGCTACACCTCCGCGCGTGACCCTTTCGGCCTGATCGTTCGCGGATGCTTTCCGAGGCTTCACGAGGAGGGTTTGGAACCCCGCAGGTTTTTCAACGGCTACCTGCAGACCTACGTCGAGCGCGATGTGCGCGCGTTGATCCAATTGCGCGACCTGTCGCAGTTTCAGCGGTTTCTCACGTTGTTAGCGGGCCGGGTGGGCCAGATCGTCAACCTCGCTTCGCTCTCCAGTGATGTCGGTGTATCTGCTATGACCATCAGGAATTGGCTCTCCGTTCTGAAAGCGTCGTATGTTGTGTTCGAGCTGCCACCGTTCTTCGAGAATATCCGAAAGCGTGTGATCAAGTCCCCAAAAATATTTTTCACGGATGTGGGTCTCGCAACCTTTCTGCTGGGCATCCACACGGAACAACAGGCATCCCGCGATCCCTTGCGCGGAAGTCTGTATGAAAACCTTATCATTACGGATATCGTGAAAGGTGCTCTCAACAAGGGGATCAGGCCTGAGCTATATTTCTTCCGCGACTCCCACGGCAACGAGGTCGATTTGCTCATCAGGGAAAAAGGCGTAATGACGCCGATCGAGATCAAGTCCGCGGGGACGTTTTCCGTAGATTTCGTCAAGGGGGTAGAGCGGTTTCGAGCGCTGGGGATCACGCGCGGCTCCGAAGGCGCGGTCCTCTATAACGGCGAGCAGCAGTTCGCTGTCCGAGGCGTCCGCATTTTCAATCCGCTCCTTGTTGACAACATCTGGGAGACCCTGACCGCTCATCCGGCAGCCACGAGTTGATCGGCGATCGCTTCCCAGTCGGATCGGGGGATCGAGAGGTAGTGGAAGGTGAAATAGTGGGCCAGCTCGTGGAGCAGAAGGGTGCGGCGTGGAGAGGCTGCGGAGGAAGCTTATGTCGAGACCTTCTTCAATAGCTATTTTACAAAGCCGTCGGTCTGATGAGACAAAGGTAAGGTTATCACGCCTGAAGTTTAAGGCGATAGCAAGTTGAATGCTATTGATCCATGGGTTTCGACCATAAGGTGTGCTATAGTGATTTTCGACTATTCTGACAATAATTTAGCTATTTTCGACTATAGTAAAGGATTCTCGACCAATGAAGCTTGGCCCGGCTCCTCTCACAGTCTTCCAGGAAAAGACCGTCCCCAACGGCACCAGACTGGCCGGCTGGGCGGCGCTCGTCCATGCGCTCGCTATTCCGGGGCCGGTTCGGCGGCCGAGTTGCGTCTCGGAGCAGCACGTTCGCGGGAGCCGTCGGAAAGAGGGAGTCTGGGCCGTTTTTGATAAACGCTACTGGCCAGGCGATACCTTTGCCGATCACCTGACTTTTGCGCTCCGCCATGAAGACATTGATCTCCTGATCCTCAAGCGGATCTTCGAGGCGGTGGCGCAGGCGGAGATCGAGGCCATTGTCCGCGCCACGCCGACCGGCATTCCGGCGCGCCGCGCGTGGTATCTCTACGAAACCCTGACCGGCCGAACTCTTCACGTGGAAGATGCGCCGCGCGCCGCGGCTATCGATGTTCTTGACCCCAAGGCGTACTTCACGGGCAAGCCGCGTCTCTCGAAGCGGTACCGCGTACGCGACAATCTCCTGGGTACCGGTCGTTTCTGCCCCATCATCCGGCGTACCAAAGTGCTCACGGAATTCCTGGCACTTGACCTTGCCGCCAGGGCAAGGGACACCGTGGGGTGCACCAGCGCCCACCTGGTTGCGCGTGCCGCTCGTTTCATGCTGCTCGCCGACAGCCGGGCCAGTTTTGAGATTGAGGGCGAGCGCCCGCCGCGCAACCGGCTGGAGCGATGGGGCAGGGCGGTCCTGCAAGCCGGAAAGAACCGCCTCACACTCGATGAAATCATCCGCCTTCAGCGCGTCCTTATCGAGGACACGCGATTCGTACGCGCCGGTCTGCGTCCCGACGGCGTCTTTTTAGGCGAACGGGACCACCACGGCGACCCGCTCCCGGAATTCGTCGGTGCAAGGCCTGATGATCTGAACAATCTTATAGGCGGCTTGCTGGAGGCGAACGACCGCATGCGCGATGACGGCATTGACCCGGTGCTGAAGGCGGCGGCTACCGCTTTCGGCTTCGTCTATGTCCATCCGTTCCAGGACGGCAACGGGCGTATGCACCGCTGCCTGATCCATCACGTCCTCGCCGAGCGGAAATTTACGCCGTCGGGGATGGTATTCCCGGTTTCCTCTGTGATGCTGGACCGCATCGATGATTATCGCGCAACGCTGCAGGCCCATTCCGGCCCGTTGATGCCTTTTATCGAGTGGCGGCCCACACTTGGGCACAACGTCGAGGTCCTCAACCAGACTGCCGACCTTTACCGTTATTTCGATTGCACGGAAGAGGCGGAGTTTCTGTATGCATGCGTTGCACGCACCGTCGAGCACGATCTGCCGCGCGAGATCGACTATCTGCGCCGTCACGACGAAGCGACCCGCCGGATCATGGACGCGGTCGACATGCCGGACCGAGTTGCTGAAAACCTCGTACTGTTCATCAGGCAGAACAATGGCACTCTGTCCAAGAATCGCCGTGAGGGCGACTTCAAGAAGCTGAGCGAGGAGGAAGTGACTTTCATTGAAGGCATCGTCCGCGAGACCTTCGAGGGCTTCGATCAGGGTTCCGGCCGTCATGGCATCGGGGCTGACACGAAGTCGTAGAGACCAACCTTATAGTGGTGATGATCGATGTGGTTTTCTTGCTACGCGTGTTTTATGGGCTGGTGGGGAAGTATACTCCTCAATCAGTGGACCCTCGTGCTCAACGGACCACACCAAGTCTTCGAACTGCACTGAGAGGATTCGCTAATGTCCTGAGTCGGAAGTGTGGTGCAAAAGTCTGCGCTCCATGTATCCTTAATTTCTCCGAAAGTTCCCCCGCGTCATTGCTCAGCAAGTCTTTCGTTCCCGTCTTGAAATCCCCCTCGGTCCCCCTTTTTAAAGGGGGAGGCTGCTAGAGATGTCGTGCGATGTGCGCCGACGTACGGGAAGGAACTACATCGCGCGGTCTGTAAAACCTACCATGGCAGATGTTACGGTGAAGACCTACCTTTTGTTAGGCGGGGTTGCAACCGGGGCATGACGGGCGCTGGAGCGTGTGGATTCCGACCTTCGCGGGTCTGATCGAGGGTCACATGAAAGAAGGAGCGCCGCGGAACGTTCCTG from Candidatus Methylomirabilota bacterium includes these protein-coding regions:
- a CDS encoding Fic family protein, with translation MKLGPAPLTVFQEKTVPNGTRLAGWAALVHALAIPGPVRRPSCVSEQHVRGSRRKEGVWAVFDKRYWPGDTFADHLTFALRHEDIDLLILKRIFEAVAQAEIEAIVRATPTGIPARRAWYLYETLTGRTLHVEDAPRAAAIDVLDPKAYFTGKPRLSKRYRVRDNLLGTGRFCPIIRRTKVLTEFLALDLAARARDTVGCTSAHLVARAARFMLLADSRASFEIEGERPPRNRLERWGRAVLQAGKNRLTLDEIIRLQRVLIEDTRFVRAGLRPDGVFLGERDHHGDPLPEFVGARPDDLNNLIGGLLEANDRMRDDGIDPVLKAAATAFGFVYVHPFQDGNGRMHRCLIHHVLAERKFTPSGMVFPVSSVMLDRIDDYRATLQAHSGPLMPFIEWRPTLGHNVEVLNQTADLYRYFDCTEEAEFLYACVARTVEHDLPREIDYLRRHDEATRRIMDAVDMPDRVAENLVLFIRQNNGTLSKNRREGDFKKLSEEEVTFIEGIVRETFEGFDQGSGRHGIGADTKS
- a CDS encoding ATP-binding protein; this translates as MITRDISEELVRSAVEYPVVTILGPRQSGKTTLARMTFPDKPYFSLEDPDVRIAAEADPRGFLSQVEGGGILDEVQRFPALLSYVQGMVDKAPTRGRFILTGSHQPQLHEAISQSLAGRTAILTLWPFSLHELGRYTSARDPFGLIVRGCFPRLHEEGLEPRRFFNGYLQTYVERDVRALIQLRDLSQFQRFLTLLAGRVGQIVNLASLSSDVGVSAMTIRNWLSVLKASYVVFELPPFFENIRKRVIKSPKIFFTDVGLATFLLGIHTEQQASRDPLRGSLYENLIITDIVKGALNKGIRPELYFFRDSHGNEVDLLIREKGVMTPIEIKSAGTFSVDFVKGVERFRALGITRGSEGAVLYNGEQQFAVRGVRIFNPLLVDNIWETLTAHPAATS